The segment AAACAGATCAATTTCATTTTAATACTCCAGTTGACGTCTGCTTAGAATTGAATGTTGGTAAATTTGGATTAATATTACTTCCTGAGCATTGCCTGGCAATTCCGAAAGTCACTATACCCCGTACTTGAAGGATACGGGGCTTGTTAACGTTTTTTGGCATATAAACGTTTTTATTTATCTTTTTGTTGTACAATCTGTATTTGAAATATATTTCTCAACTACTTCCCATCCCTGTCCAACTGACCCATGATAGCAGCCAGGTGCCCACAGATGATCCTTGCACCATTCTTTGAGATGGGGAAAGTGCAGTCTCAATATTCTGATTGATAGTCCTTTGATCTTCTTTGCAAACAACTTTCAAAACAAAAAACAGAACATAAAACCTATTTTGCATAACGTCAATATAAGCCTATATGACCAATAAACACATAATTATCATAGGATTGGGTGTAGGCGGCTTCTCTGCCTTGATGGCTGCAAAGAAAACCTCCCCCGAAGCTGAGATCACAATAATTGAAAAAAGGGGTTATGACATGTTCTCCCCTTGCGGACTACCCTTCGTGATCGAAGGTATCATTCCGGATCCGGAAGATCTGATACATAAGATCCCTACTGACAGCATGGGAGTAAAAAAACTGCTGAATCATGAAGCCACATCCATTGACGTGAATAATAAAACGGTAAGTGTAAAAGACCTGGGAACAGGGTCTGAGAATATTATTGAATTTGACAGCCTCATCATGGCCCCGGGATCAAAACCCTTCATACCTCCCATACCGGGAGCAAAGGAACTGCTGCAAAAAGGAGTATTTACTGTCAGCTGTCCTGAAGATACAGCCCAGGTACTTCAGGCTGCAAAAGGTAAAAAACATGCAGTGGTCATGGGCGCAGGTCCCATCGGGCTTGAAGTGGC is part of the Methanosarcinales archaeon genome and harbors:
- a CDS encoding transposase translates to MFAKKIKGLSIRILRLHFPHLKEWCKDHLWAPGCYHGSVGQGWEVVEKYISNTDCTTKR